AGGTTGTCCAACGAAAGCTTGCGTTTCAATCCGCTAATTTCTACGGATTGGAAAGGAATATTTGATCTCGGAACCAAACCTGCTTCCAAGCCTTTTTTACTGCCAATATACAAAAAGGCAGCCTGCGGATTTTGGCGGGAAACTTCCCTCGCCACCGCAAGCGCCGGATAAATATGTCCACCTGTGCCACCGCCTGTTAAGACGACACGCATACGTTCACACCCTTTTTTAGAAGGAGTAGCAATGAGCTGATGTACATTCCTATTGCGTACTCCTGTTGAGGTTTCTGTTATCGAGAAAAACGAGAGATGTTCAACAAGACACCTACACCTGTGAGCATCAGTGTCAATGATGAACCGCCGTAGCTTAAGAATGGCAACGTGATTCCTGTCACCGGAAACATCCCTGTTACAACACCAATATTGATGACAACCTGGATGGCAATCATTCCAATGATTCCTAGCGCAAGCAGGCTTCCGAACAAATCCGGAGCCGTAATCGCCGTCCGCATTCCCCTCCACAACAAGAGGAGGAAAAGCAGGAGAATGAGCGTGCCTCCGATAAAGCCCAGCTCCTCCGCGACAATCGAGAAAATAAAATCATTGTAAGGCTCCGGCAAGTACAGATGCTTCTGTCTGCTTTGTCCAAGACCAAGACCCAACAAACCACCGGGACCTATTGCGTAAAGGGATTGGATGATTTGATAGCCGGTATTGAGCGGGTCAGACCACGGATCGAGGAAGGACGTAATCCTTTTGATTCGATAAGGAGCTGACAAAACCAATCCGATGAAGCCAACCACTCCGATCATTCCCAATCCGACAAAATGACTGACCCGCGCACCTGACGCAAAAATCATGACAACCGCTGTTCCCATCAAAACCGTCCCGGTGCCCAGGTCCGGTTGCAACATGATCAATCCAAAGCACAGAACCGGGATTCCCAAGGCAGGCATAAGACCTTTTCGGAACAAGACAATTTGCTTCTGATTATCTGAGAGCCACTTCGCGAGAAATGCAACAACGCCCAGTTTCGCAAATTCTCCTGGTTGAATTCCAAAAGCGCCAAATCCAAGCCAGCTTTTCGAGCCATTTACCTCGATCCCGATGATCAAAACAAGAATCAACAGACCGATGCTCGCCAAATATCCTGCCTTGGCCCATTGCTTCCACACCCAGTAATCAATATTCATCGTAATGTACATGGATGTAATCCCTAACAGAGCGAAGATCAGTTGCCGCTTGGCAAAGAAATACGGATCGGAAAACGGCGGCTTTTGCGCCACGATCGCGCTGGCGCTGTACACCATCACGATGCCAATTCCCAATAAAAAAAGTGTTGCAAAAATAATTACGAAGTCGGGGGCAGAGCGTACCTTGCTCATTGTGCCAGGTCATCCTTTCTCATGCCGTCCCGCTTTTGTCATATTCGTGATGGTACCAGTGGGACGTTATGCTAGGCTTGTTTTAAGTCTATGCACGCCGTCCTTAAACATGCTCCCCCTTGTCTCAAACGAAGGAAACATGTCCCAACTCGCACAAGCTGGGCTCAGTAAGACCACATCACCTGATTCAGCTAACCGGGAAGCAGCAAGAACGGCTTTTTCCACAGTATCGACATGGATACGCTCATTAATCCCTGCTTCCTGAGCACGTTCCAGTAAAATCGGAGCCGTTTGCCCAAGGGCGATGACTGCTTTTACCCGACCTTGGATCACAGGCAGCAGCTCCCGAAAATCAACGCCACGATCCAGCCCACCGCA
This genomic stretch from Brevibacillus brevis harbors:
- the spoVE gene encoding stage V sporulation protein E, which translates into the protein MSKVRSAPDFVIIFATLFLLGIGIVMVYSASAIVAQKPPFSDPYFFAKRQLIFALLGITSMYITMNIDYWVWKQWAKAGYLASIGLLILVLIIGIEVNGSKSWLGFGAFGIQPGEFAKLGVVAFLAKWLSDNQKQIVLFRKGLMPALGIPVLCFGLIMLQPDLGTGTVLMGTAVVMIFASGARVSHFVGLGMIGVVGFIGLVLSAPYRIKRITSFLDPWSDPLNTGYQIIQSLYAIGPGGLLGLGLGQSRQKHLYLPEPYNDFIFSIVAEELGFIGGTLILLLFLLLLWRGMRTAITAPDLFGSLLALGIIGMIAIQVVINIGVVTGMFPVTGITLPFLSYGGSSLTLMLTGVGVLLNISRFSR